Proteins from a genomic interval of Hornefia porci:
- a CDS encoding aminotransferase class I/II-fold pyridoxal phosphate-dependent enzyme has translation MRNKEQLTGFLLDHAAQRTVSFHMPGHKGSGLYRRFGYDGFLNQMMDCDITEIPGADNLFQPEGVLRSTMDRYRRLYDSRESYLLVNGSSCGLVAAVMASVPAGGRLILARNCHKAVYNALSLAGAQPVYAFPEMLPEYGITGEIRPEEVRRCVAAAPDVSAVLIPSPNYYGICSDISAIAEIVHDAGMTLIVDQAHGAHLKFFDENRRADGRCLMAAENLGADIVINSIHKTLAAFTEAALCNVMSDRVDSDELEDALQKMESTSPSYLLMASLDINADLLEKHGGELVDDWRKELELFYDRAVSIDGLRVMTHSRLDDSKINLDMSRRGLNGYELEQELRKRGILAELITGNLVMCMSGIGNRRNDYERLYEALREIAEPENAAAPACDRAEPENAAARACDEDETERRNGMAVEAPPWPDQSFVLHPVPRKRVRTPIDDAAGRVCAQAIIPYPPGIPVICPGEEITEEIVTYAKTLRALGQNVMGIDGDGCVLVGV, from the coding sequence ATGAGGAACAAAGAACAGCTGACCGGTTTTCTGCTCGACCATGCGGCACAGAGAACCGTGTCCTTTCATATGCCTGGACACAAGGGAAGCGGTCTGTACCGCCGCTTCGGCTACGACGGGTTTCTGAATCAGATGATGGACTGTGATATCACGGAGATTCCGGGGGCGGACAATCTGTTTCAGCCGGAGGGAGTTCTGCGGAGCACCATGGACCGGTACCGGCGCCTGTACGACAGCCGTGAATCCTATCTGCTTGTCAACGGGTCCAGCTGCGGCCTCGTCGCCGCGGTGATGGCCTCCGTTCCGGCCGGCGGGCGCCTGATACTGGCGCGTAACTGCCACAAGGCGGTGTACAACGCGCTGTCTCTGGCCGGGGCGCAGCCGGTCTACGCGTTTCCCGAAATGCTGCCGGAATACGGAATTACCGGAGAGATCCGGCCGGAGGAAGTCCGCCGCTGCGTCGCCGCCGCGCCGGACGTTTCGGCTGTGCTGATTCCCAGTCCGAATTATTACGGGATATGCAGTGATATTTCAGCTATTGCAGAAATCGTTCACGATGCGGGAATGACCCTGATTGTGGATCAGGCGCACGGAGCGCACCTGAAATTCTTTGACGAAAACCGCAGAGCCGACGGACGTTGTCTAATGGCCGCGGAAAATCTGGGGGCGGACATCGTCATCAACAGCATTCACAAAACGCTGGCGGCTTTCACGGAGGCGGCGCTCTGCAATGTGATGAGCGACAGGGTGGATTCTGACGAGCTGGAAGACGCCCTGCAGAAGATGGAAAGCACCAGCCCTTCTTATCTGCTGATGGCGTCGCTGGATATCAACGCAGATCTGCTGGAAAAGCACGGCGGGGAACTGGTGGATGACTGGCGGAAGGAACTAGAGCTGTTTTATGACAGAGCAGTTTCCATCGACGGCCTGCGGGTCATGACCCATTCCCGGCTGGATGATTCCAAAATCAATCTCGATATGAGCCGGCGGGGGCTGAACGGGTATGAGCTTGAACAGGAACTGCGGAAAAGGGGAATACTGGCGGAGCTGATCACGGGAAACCTTGTGATGTGCATGAGCGGGATCGGAAACAGACGAAACGACTACGAGCGGCTCTATGAGGCGCTGCGGGAAATTGCAGAGCCCGAAAACGCCGCAGCGCCCGCCTGCGACAGGGCAGAGCCCGAAAACGCTGCAGCGCGCGCCTGCGACGAAGACGAAACGGAGCGGCGGAACGGGATGGCGGTCGAAGCGCCGCCATGGCCGGACCAGTCCTTTGTTCTCCACCCTGTTCCGCGCAAAAGAGTCAGAACGCCGATTGACGATGCGGCAGGACGGGTCTGCGCTCAGGCGATTATCCCTTATCCTCCCGGAATCCCCGTGATCTGTCCGGGAGAGGAAATTACAGAAGAGATCGTGACATATGCGAAAACGCTCCGGGCGCTGGGGCAGAATGTCATGGGAATTGACGGTGACGGCTGTGTCCTGGTAGGCGTATGA
- the rsxC gene encoding electron transport complex subunit RsxC, which yields MSSNAKHLHSIDAGHYKNTAGCETEVMPIPDIVKISMSQNIGAPCKPLVKKGDEVKVGQVIGDTDAFVSVPVHASVSGTVTGIETQRNAMGGMDTLVVIEPDKKQELSDEIKVPEITDMDSFVAAVRASGLVGLGGASFPTHIKFNPKNKDEVDTFIINGAECEPFITSDHRTMLEDTQNVIDGALEIMKYLETSQGYIAIEENKPDAIALFDKMIAEQGITNLKTFKLQARYPKGAERVLIYEVTGKECPAGVLPADLGVIVSNVTSVAFFGQYLKDGIPLIKKRMTVDGDAVKTPKNIIAPIGTQIHDVIEFCGGYKTAPKKILMGGPMMGRAIFSDQMPIVKNNNAILAFSEEQAYIPEETACINCGRCHQACPFNLLPTGLAEAYENHDAQMLSDLQVMQCMECGSCSFVCPARRPLAFMNKLGKGIVKEAGIK from the coding sequence ATGAGTTCTAATGCAAAGCATTTGCATAGCATCGATGCCGGTCATTACAAGAACACCGCCGGCTGTGAAACCGAAGTGATGCCGATTCCGGACATCGTCAAGATTTCGATGTCCCAGAACATCGGCGCGCCATGTAAGCCTCTCGTGAAAAAGGGCGACGAGGTCAAGGTGGGGCAGGTCATCGGTGACACGGATGCTTTTGTGAGTGTACCTGTTCATGCCAGTGTTTCAGGCACGGTTACCGGCATTGAAACACAGCGCAACGCCATGGGCGGAATGGATACTCTGGTAGTGATCGAGCCGGACAAGAAGCAGGAACTGTCCGATGAGATCAAGGTTCCGGAGATCACGGACATGGACAGCTTTGTGGCCGCGGTCAGAGCCAGCGGTCTCGTCGGTCTGGGAGGCGCGTCCTTCCCGACGCACATCAAGTTCAATCCTAAGAACAAAGATGAGGTGGACACTTTCATCATTAACGGTGCGGAGTGCGAGCCTTTTATCACGTCTGACCACAGAACGATGCTGGAGGATACACAGAACGTCATCGACGGCGCACTGGAAATCATGAAGTATCTGGAGACAAGCCAGGGCTACATCGCCATTGAGGAGAACAAGCCCGATGCTATCGCATTGTTCGATAAGATGATCGCGGAACAGGGGATTACCAACCTGAAGACGTTCAAGCTGCAGGCCCGCTATCCCAAGGGCGCAGAGCGCGTACTGATCTATGAGGTCACCGGTAAGGAATGTCCTGCGGGAGTTCTGCCGGCAGACCTGGGCGTAATCGTTTCCAACGTCACATCCGTCGCTTTCTTCGGACAGTATCTGAAGGACGGCATTCCTCTCATCAAGAAGAGAATGACGGTGGACGGAGATGCGGTGAAAACACCGAAGAACATCATCGCTCCTATTGGAACACAGATTCATGACGTCATCGAATTCTGCGGCGGTTATAAAACTGCGCCGAAGAAGATCCTGATGGGCGGACCGATGATGGGCAGAGCGATCTTCTCAGATCAGATGCCTATCGTCAAGAACAATAACGCTATTCTGGCCTTCTCTGAGGAGCAGGCTTATATCCCGGAAGAAACCGCGTGCATCAACTGCGGAAGATGCCATCAGGCGTGCCCGTTCAATCTGCTTCCTACCGGACTGGCAGAAGCGTATGAAAATCATGACGCGCAGATGCTTTCTGACCTGCAGGTAATGCAGTGCATGGAATGCGGCAGCTGTTCCTTCGTATGTCCCGCGAGAAGACCGCTGGCCTTCATGAACAAGCTGGGCAAAGGTATTGTAAAGGAGGCTGGAATCAAATAA
- a CDS encoding RnfABCDGE type electron transport complex subunit D, with protein MDKNYYNNLTVSSSPHLVTTLDTQKTMLMVLIALVPSFIMSIVVFGARPIALTAVCAISAVFFEWAYNKLMKKPDTVSDLSACVTGVILAMNLPSSFPFWMAIIGTFVSIVVVKCMFGGLGRNIANPAIVGRIVLLLSFTTQMTTWPVTRMDNTDATTGATALGILSEVAKGKQEVSTLPDNLSLFLGTCGGSMGEVSAIAILIGGAFLIWKKIISPIIPVSFIATVFVFSLIYYAIVGGDYNAFNMAIFHVCAGGVMFGAFFCATDYVTSPIMSKGKLIFGIGCGVVTMVIRIWCAYPEGVSFAILFMNMLTPLIDSRVIRSYYCKGGAKKDEK; from the coding sequence ATGGATAAGAACTATTACAACAATCTGACGGTATCCTCCTCACCGCATCTGGTGACGACGCTGGATACACAGAAGACGATGCTGATGGTCCTCATCGCGCTGGTGCCATCCTTCATTATGAGTATCGTCGTCTTCGGCGCCCGTCCGATCGCACTGACCGCGGTCTGCGCGATCTCAGCCGTATTCTTCGAATGGGCGTACAACAAGTTAATGAAGAAGCCGGATACTGTGAGCGATCTGAGCGCCTGCGTCACAGGCGTGATTCTGGCGATGAACCTTCCTTCCAGCTTTCCCTTCTGGATGGCGATTATCGGAACCTTTGTCTCCATCGTCGTCGTGAAGTGCATGTTCGGCGGACTGGGCAGAAACATCGCGAACCCGGCTATCGTAGGCCGTATCGTCCTGCTTTTGTCCTTCACAACGCAGATGACGACCTGGCCGGTAACCCGTATGGACAACACTGACGCCACCACAGGCGCGACGGCTCTGGGAATCCTCAGTGAAGTCGCCAAGGGCAAGCAGGAAGTGTCCACCCTTCCGGATAATCTGTCCCTGTTCCTGGGAACCTGCGGAGGTTCCATGGGCGAGGTCAGTGCGATCGCGATTCTCATCGGAGGCGCGTTCCTGATCTGGAAGAAGATCATCTCGCCGATTATTCCGGTGTCCTTCATCGCAACCGTCTTTGTGTTCTCGCTGATCTACTACGCGATTGTCGGCGGCGACTACAATGCGTTCAATATGGCGATTTTCCATGTGTGCGCCGGCGGAGTCATGTTCGGAGCGTTCTTCTGCGCGACGGATTATGTGACGTCCCCGATCATGTCCAAGGGTAAGCTTATCTTCGGTATCGGCTGCGGCGTGGTCACTATGGTCATCCGTATCTGGTGCGCATATCCGGAGGGCGTTTCCTTCGCGATTCTGTTCATGAACATGCTGACGCCGCTGATCGACAGCAGGGTCATCCGGAGCTACTACTGCAAGGGAGGTGCAAAGAAAGATGAAAAGTAA
- a CDS encoding FMN-binding protein, which translates to MKSNTFKEYIAPIVVLVCICLVITAALAVVYGVTKPIIDTNSRAKADATRGALLPAAEKQFVEYKGKLVSHSGDGVAVTECYTAKNESGMVCTVESKSFGGTLTMMVGVDNKGEVTGVEVTNHSDTPGLGTKDFEPSYLKQYKGLTKLNSTSVKDDGQIKYISGASVSGSAVHYGVYAALEQYKTMGGVK; encoded by the coding sequence ATGAAAAGTAACACATTTAAAGAATACATTGCACCGATCGTCGTACTGGTTTGCATCTGTCTCGTTATCACCGCGGCGCTGGCTGTGGTCTACGGCGTCACCAAACCGATCATCGACACGAACTCCAGAGCAAAAGCAGACGCGACGAGAGGAGCGCTGCTCCCCGCGGCAGAAAAGCAGTTTGTCGAATACAAAGGCAAGCTGGTCAGCCACAGCGGAGACGGCGTGGCTGTGACAGAATGCTACACAGCGAAGAACGAAAGCGGAATGGTATGCACTGTTGAGAGCAAATCCTTCGGCGGCACGCTGACCATGATGGTAGGCGTTGACAACAAAGGCGAGGTCACAGGCGTTGAGGTGACAAACCATTCAGATACGCCGGGACTGGGAACCAAAGACTTTGAGCCCTCTTACCTGAAGCAGTATAAAGGGCTGACAAAGCTGAATTCCACATCCGTCAAGGATGACGGTCAGATCAAATACATCAGCGGAGCTTCCGTATCCGGAAGTGCGGTCCACTACGGTGTATACGCCGCGTTAGAGCAATATAAGACCATGGGAGGTGTGAAGTAA
- the rsxE gene encoding electron transport complex subunit RsxE, translated as MEKKSRLSILTNGIIKENPVLVLVLGTCPTLAVTTSVSNGVGMGVSAMAVLICSNIVISLLRNIIPDKVRIPCYIVVIAGFVTVVQLLLQAYVPALYSSLGLFIPLIVVNCIILGRAEMFANKNSVLDSALDGIGMGIGFTFALFLMGSFREILGSGTWLGFHVLDKFIPGMGIFNLAPGGFFAFAVVMALVTYLAKDKSKIRKDFGCAGCAMEGLCSDEKKANREKGEVAC; from the coding sequence ATGGAAAAGAAAAGCAGACTTAGCATCCTGACCAACGGTATTATCAAAGAAAACCCGGTACTCGTGCTGGTCCTCGGAACCTGTCCGACACTGGCCGTTACCACATCTGTAAGCAACGGCGTTGGAATGGGCGTTTCCGCGATGGCGGTTCTGATCTGCTCCAACATCGTAATCTCACTGCTGAGAAACATCATTCCGGACAAGGTAAGAATCCCGTGCTACATCGTAGTTATCGCCGGATTCGTAACAGTCGTCCAGCTGCTGCTGCAGGCCTATGTGCCGGCGCTGTATTCCTCGCTGGGACTGTTCATACCGCTGATCGTAGTAAACTGCATCATCCTCGGCCGCGCCGAGATGTTCGCCAACAAAAACTCCGTTCTGGATTCCGCACTTGACGGAATCGGAATGGGCATCGGATTCACCTTCGCGCTGTTCCTGATGGGCTCCTTCCGTGAGATCCTGGGTTCCGGCACATGGCTTGGATTCCATGTACTGGACAAGTTCATCCCGGGCATGGGAATTTTCAACCTGGCACCGGGCGGATTCTTCGCGTTTGCGGTCGTCATGGCGCTGGTGACCTACCTGGCGAAAGACAAGAGCAAGATCAGAAAAGACTTCGGCTGCGCGGGCTGCGCAATGGAGGGTCTCTGCTCGGATGAAAAAAAAGCAAATAGAGAGAAAGGAGAGGTGGCATGCTAG
- a CDS encoding electron transport complex protein RnfA, with translation MLANIGVIILSMVLVNNYPLAQFLGICPFLGVSKELDSAKGMGIAVTFVMVLATAATWPIMQLLNKFEIGYLQTIVFILVIAALVQLVEMFMKKSMPALYKSLGVFLPLITTNCAVLGVCISVIDDGYNYIEALVCAFGAGIGFLVAMIIFAGVRSRLVDQSRMPESFRGVPITLITAAILSLSFMGFQGMVS, from the coding sequence ATGCTAGCAAATATCGGCGTAATCATTCTCAGCATGGTGCTGGTTAACAACTACCCACTGGCACAGTTCCTCGGTATCTGTCCTTTCCTGGGTGTTTCAAAGGAACTGGATTCGGCAAAGGGTATGGGAATCGCGGTAACCTTCGTCATGGTGCTGGCAACCGCGGCCACCTGGCCGATCATGCAGCTCCTGAACAAATTTGAGATCGGCTATCTGCAGACGATTGTATTCATTCTGGTCATCGCTGCGCTGGTGCAGCTGGTGGAAATGTTCATGAAGAAGAGCATGCCGGCTCTGTATAAGTCCCTCGGCGTATTCCTTCCTCTGATCACGACGAACTGCGCCGTACTGGGCGTCTGCATCTCCGTCATCGATGATGGATACAACTACATTGAGGCTCTGGTCTGCGCGTTCGGCGCGGGAATCGGCTTCCTGGTTGCCATGATCATCTTTGCCGGCGTAAGAAGCAGACTGGTCGACCAGAGCAGAATGCCGGAATCGTTCAGAGGAGTTCCAATCACGTTAATTACTGCTGCGATCCTGTCCCTGAGCTTCATGGGCTTCCAGGGCATGGTGTCTTAA